Proteins from a genomic interval of Magnetovibrio sp. PR-2:
- a CDS encoding sensor histidine kinase, producing MITNLHRQNRFVFAVMIGLLSAVVSLASLKVFEQQKDLLLGEIEEATHTELELLGGVLSDAMLRNDYSEGRRVLAEWPINHHDVAALRVVMDNGRTFFSYAAEEDAQAVHEKSKSFQYGPRTLTITLTHNAKGLAQTLTQLSRNLLYLTLLIIALLSAILWFILFHWMIKPMEQEIAHQTKALRTAKDNLEQQVAERTQSLSTEVDIRKKAELSLRKLVRIVDQSPIIVFITDTEGTIEYVNPKFEEVTGYSAAEAVGQKPSLLRSPDTPPEVHQQLWETILAGHDWSSEIKDVCKDGSDFWASVHISPIRNEHGEISHFAALHENISERKMAEEAMHDARRAAEMANNAKTELLANMSHELRTPLNAIIGFADTIKHEFFGPIDNPQYKEYISFIHSSGSHLLELINDILDVTAIEAGKLKLREEEVDIREICDTSLQIVTNRAVSEAVDIRGIDNASLPRLYADPLRLKQVFINLLCNAVKFTPEDGNISCHAKVTESGDMVVSIVDSGIGMSDKELAKAMDKFGQVDSSLARKHEGTGLGLPLTKGLIELHDGVFEISSEPGQGTQINMRFPAARVLSQDEAANA from the coding sequence ATGATCACCAACCTGCACAGGCAAAATCGCTTCGTCTTCGCCGTCATGATCGGCTTGCTGAGTGCTGTTGTGTCGTTAGCCAGCCTCAAGGTCTTTGAGCAGCAAAAAGACCTGTTGCTAGGTGAGATTGAAGAAGCGACCCATACCGAGCTGGAACTTCTGGGCGGTGTGTTGAGCGATGCCATGTTGCGCAACGACTATTCCGAAGGACGCCGGGTCCTCGCAGAATGGCCCATCAATCATCACGATGTCGCTGCGTTACGCGTGGTTATGGACAATGGGCGCACCTTTTTTTCATACGCTGCTGAAGAAGACGCCCAAGCCGTGCATGAAAAATCGAAATCGTTTCAATATGGACCGCGCACACTGACCATCACCTTGACGCACAATGCAAAAGGGTTGGCACAAACCCTCACCCAACTCAGCCGCAATTTGTTGTATTTGACGCTGCTGATCATTGCCCTGTTGAGCGCCATTTTATGGTTCATTTTGTTCCACTGGATGATCAAACCCATGGAACAAGAAATCGCCCATCAGACCAAAGCCTTGCGCACCGCCAAGGACAACTTGGAACAACAAGTCGCAGAGCGCACGCAGTCCCTGTCCACCGAGGTCGATATCCGCAAAAAGGCCGAGCTGTCTTTGCGCAAACTGGTGCGCATCGTCGACCAAAGCCCGATTATCGTATTCATCACCGACACCGAAGGCACCATCGAATACGTAAACCCCAAGTTCGAAGAGGTCACGGGTTACAGTGCCGCCGAAGCCGTCGGCCAAAAGCCCAGCTTGCTGAGATCCCCCGACACACCGCCCGAAGTTCATCAACAATTGTGGGAAACGATTTTGGCCGGACACGATTGGTCGAGCGAGATCAAAGACGTGTGCAAAGACGGGTCAGATTTTTGGGCCAGCGTGCACATTTCCCCCATTCGCAACGAACACGGCGAGATTTCTCATTTTGCAGCACTGCATGAAAACATCTCGGAACGCAAAATGGCCGAAGAAGCCATGCATGACGCCCGTCGCGCAGCGGAAATGGCCAACAACGCCAAGACCGAGTTGCTCGCCAACATGAGCCACGAGCTGCGCACACCGTTGAACGCCATCATCGGCTTTGCCGACACCATCAAGCACGAGTTCTTCGGACCCATCGACAATCCGCAATACAAGGAATACATCAGCTTCATCCATTCGTCCGGCTCGCACCTTTTGGAGCTGATCAACGACATCTTGGACGTCACGGCCATCGAAGCGGGCAAACTGAAGCTGCGCGAAGAAGAGGTCGATATCCGCGAAATCTGCGACACGTCATTGCAAATTGTCACCAACCGGGCCGTCAGCGAAGCCGTCGACATCCGCGGCATCGACAATGCCAGCTTGCCCCGGCTTTACGCCGACCCGTTGCGTTTGAAACAAGTGTTCATCAATCTTTTGTGCAATGCGGTGAAATTCACCCCAGAAGACGGAAACATATCTTGCCATGCAAAAGTTACCGAAAGTGGGGATATGGTGGTTTCCATTGTTGATTCCGGCATTGGCATGAGCGACAAAGAGCTTGCCAAGGCCATGGATAAATTCGGCCAAGTCGATTCCTCCCTCGCACGCAAACACGAAGGCACAGGCCTGGGCTTGCCGTTGACCAAGGGCTTGATCGAGCTGCACGACGGGGTTTTTGAAATCAGCAGTGAACCGGGTCAAGGCACACAAATCAACATGCGCTTCCCCGCTGCCCGCGTCTTAAGCCAAGACGAAGCTGCAAACGCTTAA
- the phnD gene encoding phosphate/phosphite/phosphonate ABC transporter substrate-binding protein — translation MSVYQKALALSFVLWAGLASLSEVNAADTKKPLSLGFMPYLNAELLVEKYTPLASYLSTKLGRDVNIQVAKNYGDHIAATGEDQLDISFLGGSPYVVIAEKYGVKPLLARYEFDGKPTFRAVIFVYKDSPLKDLAALKGKTMAFGSAKSTLSTQVPLYMLMQAGAGLDQLASYKHLRNHSNVVLGVEIGDFDAGAVAEEVFNEHKANPVRVLAYSPDLSTHVFVTRANMEANLKTKIAKALQDLKTEPEGKEILAAIGPTLTGFVPVQDSDYDLHRTILKEVLPVLEP, via the coding sequence ATGAGTGTGTACCAAAAGGCTTTGGCCTTAAGTTTTGTGCTTTGGGCCGGGCTTGCGAGCCTTTCCGAAGTGAACGCCGCTGATACCAAAAAACCGCTGAGCTTGGGCTTTATGCCTTACCTTAACGCCGAGTTGTTGGTGGAAAAATACACGCCCTTAGCAAGCTATCTATCAACTAAACTGGGCCGTGACGTCAACATCCAGGTCGCCAAAAACTATGGCGATCACATCGCCGCCACGGGCGAAGACCAGCTCGACATTTCGTTTTTGGGCGGCAGTCCCTATGTCGTCATCGCTGAGAAATACGGTGTGAAGCCCTTGTTGGCGCGCTATGAATTCGACGGTAAGCCGACCTTTCGCGCGGTGATCTTTGTTTACAAAGACAGCCCGCTCAAAGACTTGGCCGCGCTGAAAGGCAAAACCATGGCGTTCGGCAGTGCCAAATCGACGCTCAGCACCCAAGTTCCGCTGTACATGCTGATGCAAGCGGGGGCGGGTTTGGATCAGTTGGCCAGTTACAAGCACCTGCGCAATCACTCCAATGTCGTATTGGGGGTTGAGATCGGCGACTTTGACGCCGGGGCCGTCGCCGAAGAAGTCTTTAACGAACACAAAGCCAACCCCGTTCGGGTGCTGGCCTATTCGCCCGATTTATCCACCCACGTGTTTGTGACGCGCGCCAACATGGAAGCTAACCTCAAAACCAAAATCGCCAAGGCGCTTCAGGATTTAAAAACCGAACCCGAAGGCAAAGAGATCTTGGCCGCCATCGGTCCAACGCTCACCGGCTTCGTTCCCGTTCAAGACAGCGACTACGATCTTCACCGCACCATTTTGAAGGAAGTCCTGCCCGTCCTGGAACCGTAA
- the msrB gene encoding peptide-methionine (R)-S-oxide reductase MsrB — MPTYTKNPDAIAKLTEEQYRVTQKSGTEAPGSGEYLDNKRPGIYVDIVSGEPLFSSIDKFNSGCGWPSFAKPLEPKHIQELQDFSHAMSRVEVRSTHADSHLGHVFTDGPRALGGLRYCINSASLRFIALEDMEGEGYGAYIDMIAAS; from the coding sequence ATGCCCACCTACACCAAAAACCCCGACGCCATTGCAAAGCTCACCGAAGAACAATACCGTGTGACACAAAAGAGCGGGACGGAGGCGCCGGGCTCGGGTGAATACCTCGACAACAAGCGTCCCGGCATCTATGTCGACATCGTTTCCGGCGAACCGTTGTTTTCGTCCATTGATAAATTCAACTCCGGGTGTGGCTGGCCAAGCTTTGCCAAACCCTTAGAGCCCAAGCATATTCAAGAGCTGCAGGATTTCTCCCACGCCATGAGCCGGGTTGAGGTGCGCTCCACCCACGCAGACAGCCACTTGGGCCATGTGTTCACCGACGGGCCGCGCGCCCTGGGCGGTTTGCGCTACTGCATCAATTCTGCGTCATTGCGCTTCATTGCGCTGGAGGACATGGAAGGCGAAGGCTACGGTGCGTACATCGACATGATCGCGGCTAGCTAA